One genomic region from Granulicatella adiacens ATCC 49175 encodes:
- a CDS encoding DUF443 family protein, with translation MEEVTITNANSMCYKLLTDAKGNQYLMDVSTVSNKLYCFGVQTDKVTVDMIGIDKNDSRFEQKNLQSSTFVAITAGSQLFANIVYRSLTEFIREQKLHQQIIFQVSLFMISILFAALLMKLLATMSKKYVADRLPTNPKRYVATFKTTSKRHLSFYIPLSINVILFLFYLRASIGGSVVLLVFNTILTLWILIGCFVGFPVDILYKNKEFQLESIKEK, from the coding sequence ATGGAAGAAGTAACAATCACTAACGCTAATTCGATGTGTTATAAACTGTTGACCGACGCAAAGGGTAATCAATATTTGATGGATGTGAGTACAGTTTCGAATAAACTTTACTGCTTTGGAGTTCAAACAGATAAAGTAACAGTCGATATGATTGGGATCGATAAAAATGATTCAAGGTTTGAACAAAAGAATCTGCAATCAAGTACTTTCGTTGCGATTACAGCAGGAAGTCAATTGTTTGCGAATATAGTGTATCGCTCGTTAACTGAATTCATAAGAGAACAAAAATTACATCAACAAATTATTTTTCAAGTGAGCCTCTTTATGATTTCAATTCTCTTTGCGGCACTACTGATGAAATTATTAGCTACGATGTCAAAGAAATACGTGGCAGACCGATTGCCTACGAATCCAAAGAGATATGTTGCAACATTTAAAACGACGTCCAAACGACATCTTTCGTTTTACATTCCACTTTCCATTAATGTAATTCTTTTTTTATTTTATTTAAGAGCTAGCATTGGTGGAAGTGTGGTACTTTTAGTTTTTAATACTATTTTGACGCTTTGGATTTTGATTGGTTGTTTTGTAGGATTTCCAGTAGATATTCTTTATAAAAACAAGGAATTTCAATTAGAATCCATCAAAGAAAAGTAA
- a CDS encoding DUF1310 family protein, giving the protein MKKKRKIGRIIVGILLSYVAIVLISKYREKVYIREELKKPEVIAVIEKALRSIENNIIREPNGIVVSDKKIRNQDTSDRGVSENNIIKSYEIDYDKTQLNSWGFGIEAEISINGNPDLRIGLLISNKESTGRFEDKNKESENYQINSYSISREADDYLRDEEMKRPEIVALIKEELLKLDPEAFTEKGKIRSYKVNVDKMPSVEDRGLNSELLINGNENLRMKFTIIKKDGKYEFGGGFTYEELDKFLKQ; this is encoded by the coding sequence ATGAAGAAAAAGAGAAAAATAGGGAGAATCATAGTAGGGATTCTATTATCATATGTCGCCATAGTACTAATTTCGAAATATCGGGAGAAAGTATATATTCGAGAAGAGTTAAAGAAGCCAGAAGTCATTGCAGTCATTGAAAAAGCCCTAAGAAGTATAGAGAATAATATTATCAGAGAACCTAATGGAATAGTTGTTAGTGATAAAAAGATTAGAAATCAAGATACTAGTGATAGAGGTGTTAGCGAAAACAATATCATCAAATCATATGAAATTGATTATGATAAAACCCAACTGAATTCATGGGGGTTTGGAATTGAAGCTGAAATATCGATAAATGGGAATCCCGATTTAAGAATAGGCTTACTCATCAGTAATAAAGAGAGTACTGGGAGGTTTGAGGACAAGAATAAGGAATCGGAAAATTATCAAATTAACAGCTATTCTATTTCTAGAGAGGCGGATGATTATCTTAGAGACGAAGAAATGAAGAGGCCAGAAATAGTAGCTTTGATAAAAGAAGAGCTTCTAAAGCTGGATCCAGAGGCATTTACTGAGAAGGGGAAAATTCGTTCTTACAAGGTTAATGTGGATAAAATGCCATCTGTAGAGGATAGGGGCCTTAATTCTGAGCTTTTGATTAACGGGAATGAAAACTTGAGAATGAAATTCACTATTATAAAAAAAGACGGGAAATATGAATTTGGTGGTGGTTTTACTTATGAAGAGTTAGATAAGTTCTTGAAACAGTAA
- a CDS encoding valine--tRNA ligase — translation MAKEMSSKFQPQEVEAGKYQWWVDSGVFHPNEDPNAEPYSIVIPPPNVTGKLHLGHAWDVTLQDMIIRQKRMQGFDTLWLPGMDHAGIATQAKVEEKLRGEGLSRYDLGREKFLEQTWKWKEEYASHIREQWAKMGISVDYRRERFTLDNGLSDAVKKVFVTLYEKGLIYRGEYIINWDPKAKTSLSDIEVIHKDVEGAFYHMNYPLADGSGFLEIATTRPETLLGDTAVAVHPYDERYQALIGKTVILPLMNREIPIIADEYVEQDFGTGVVKITPAHDPNDFEVGNRHNLPRINVMNDDATMNELAGKYEGMDRFAARKAIVKDLEEAGLLVKIEKHLHSVGHSERTDVVVEPRLSKQWFVKMGPLAQQAINAQRAEGDNTVNFYPPRFNDAYLRWMENIHDWVISRQLWWGHQIPAWYHKETGEVFVGMEAPSDSENWTQDPDVLDTWFSSALWPFSTMGWPDEDAADYKRYYPTNTLVTGYDILTFWVSRMMFQGLEFTGKRPFKNVLIHGLIRDSQGRKMSKSLGNGVDPMEVIEQYGADALRWFLANGSAPGQDVRYSTDKMDAAWNFINKIWNASRYALMNVGDLTADQVDITGEKTLADKWILTRLNQTIGKVTELFEKFEFGEAGRLLYRFIWDDFCDWYIEMSKETLAGDDEAAKLTTRSILVYVLDNTLRLLHPIMPFVTEEIWQSVPHVGESLVVATYPTVHPEQMDEKAAEEMEFLMDFIRSVRMVRNEMNTPLSKPINIIAKVSDTAHYTVLKENESYIARFSNPEEFVYGEDVEAPSDAVTSVITGAEIYLPLAGLINIEDEIARLEKEAEKLQQEVDRVEKKLSNEKFVAKAPAAVVEAERAKGADYQAQREAVLERIATLKKI, via the coding sequence ATGGCTAAAGAAATGTCATCTAAGTTTCAACCACAAGAAGTTGAAGCTGGGAAATATCAATGGTGGGTTGATTCAGGCGTCTTCCATCCAAACGAAGATCCAAACGCTGAACCTTATTCAATCGTTATCCCGCCACCAAACGTAACAGGGAAATTACACTTAGGACATGCTTGGGACGTAACGTTACAAGATATGATTATCCGTCAAAAACGCATGCAAGGATTCGACACTTTATGGTTACCAGGGATGGACCATGCGGGGATTGCAACTCAAGCAAAAGTAGAAGAAAAATTACGCGGAGAAGGCTTATCTCGTTATGACCTTGGCCGTGAGAAGTTTCTTGAACAAACATGGAAATGGAAGGAAGAATATGCCAGCCATATCCGTGAACAATGGGCAAAAATGGGGATTTCTGTAGACTACCGCAGAGAACGTTTCACATTAGATAATGGGTTATCTGACGCCGTGAAGAAAGTCTTCGTTACATTATACGAAAAAGGCTTAATCTACCGTGGTGAGTACATCATCAACTGGGACCCTAAAGCAAAAACGTCATTATCCGATATCGAAGTCATCCATAAAGACGTAGAAGGTGCATTCTATCATATGAACTACCCTCTAGCAGACGGAAGTGGATTCCTAGAAATCGCAACGACTCGTCCAGAAACACTTCTTGGAGATACAGCGGTTGCGGTTCACCCATACGACGAACGTTACCAAGCGCTTATTGGGAAAACAGTTATCTTGCCGTTAATGAACCGTGAAATTCCAATCATCGCTGACGAATACGTGGAGCAAGATTTCGGAACAGGGGTTGTAAAAATCACTCCAGCGCATGACCCGAACGACTTTGAAGTAGGGAACCGTCATAACTTACCTCGTATTAACGTGATGAACGATGATGCGACAATGAATGAGTTAGCGGGTAAATACGAAGGCATGGACCGTTTTGCGGCGCGTAAAGCTATCGTGAAAGATTTAGAAGAAGCTGGCCTTCTTGTGAAAATCGAAAAACATTTACACAGCGTTGGTCACTCAGAACGTACAGATGTAGTGGTTGAACCACGTCTTTCAAAACAATGGTTCGTAAAAATGGGACCTTTAGCCCAGCAAGCCATCAATGCGCAACGTGCGGAAGGAGACAACACAGTAAACTTCTATCCGCCACGTTTCAATGATGCGTACTTACGTTGGATGGAAAACATTCACGACTGGGTAATTTCACGTCAATTATGGTGGGGACATCAAATTCCAGCTTGGTATCATAAAGAAACAGGCGAAGTATTCGTAGGCATGGAAGCTCCAAGCGACAGCGAAAACTGGACACAAGATCCAGACGTATTAGATACTTGGTTCTCATCTGCGTTATGGCCATTTTCAACAATGGGTTGGCCGGACGAAGATGCAGCCGACTACAAACGTTACTATCCAACAAATACACTTGTAACAGGATACGACATCCTTACTTTCTGGGTAAGCCGTATGATGTTCCAAGGGTTAGAATTTACAGGAAAACGTCCATTCAAGAATGTTCTAATTCACGGATTAATTCGTGACAGCCAAGGACGTAAGATGAGTAAGTCTCTTGGAAACGGGGTTGACCCAATGGAAGTCATCGAGCAATATGGTGCCGATGCGCTTCGTTGGTTCTTAGCAAACGGTTCTGCTCCAGGGCAAGATGTTCGTTACTCAACAGACAAGATGGATGCTGCATGGAACTTCATCAACAAGATTTGGAACGCAAGCCGTTACGCGTTAATGAACGTGGGCGACTTAACAGCGGACCAAGTGGATATCACTGGTGAGAAGACTCTTGCGGACAAATGGATTTTAACACGCTTGAATCAAACGATTGGCAAAGTGACAGAACTCTTCGAGAAATTCGAATTCGGTGAAGCAGGACGTCTCCTATATCGCTTCATCTGGGATGATTTCTGTGACTGGTATATCGAAATGTCGAAAGAAACATTAGCAGGGGACGACGAAGCTGCGAAATTAACAACACGTAGCATTCTTGTATATGTATTAGACAACACATTACGTCTATTACACCCAATCATGCCTTTCGTTACAGAAGAAATCTGGCAATCTGTTCCTCACGTTGGGGAATCATTAGTGGTCGCAACTTACCCAACGGTTCACCCAGAACAAATGGACGAAAAAGCAGCTGAAGAAATGGAATTCTTAATGGACTTCATCCGTTCAGTACGTATGGTTCGTAACGAAATGAACACACCATTATCAAAACCAATTAACATCATTGCGAAAGTGAGCGACACAGCACACTACACTGTCTTGAAAGAAAACGAATCTTACATTGCACGCTTCTCAAATCCAGAAGAATTTGTGTATGGTGAAGACGTTGAAGCACCATCTGACGCGGTAACTTCTGTTATCACAGGTGCTGAAATTTACTTGCCATTAGCAGGATTAATCAACATTGAAG
- a CDS encoding alpha/beta hydrolase yields MALLHVSFFSKTLMRTIPLSVYLPSDAVDFNNQYLSEGPYKALMLLHGVLGSEQDWVNQTRILRYAKEKNLVLIMPSGENHFYVDQPWNYTNYGEFIGVELPEISRRMFPISRKREDLGIAGLSMGGYGALRNGIKYPDTFSVIGAFSSAIKRQALPPEEIPEAPFFLRKSFLEAVFKDEETFVAEGNQLYHAVQTMERKDALSIFMACGTEDWLLEDNRSYSSFLKEQGVSLTYKEYFGGHEWDFWDWSIKEFLDWWIPEDADLGVSSGNVR; encoded by the coding sequence ATGGCACTTTTACACGTTTCATTCTTTTCAAAAACATTAATGAGAACAATCCCCTTGTCAGTCTACTTACCTAGCGATGCGGTGGATTTTAATAATCAGTATCTTTCCGAAGGGCCGTACAAAGCGTTGATGTTACTGCACGGAGTATTAGGCAGCGAACAGGACTGGGTCAACCAGACGCGAATTCTTCGATACGCAAAAGAGAAAAATCTCGTCTTGATTATGCCTTCGGGGGAAAATCATTTCTACGTAGACCAACCGTGGAACTATACAAACTATGGAGAATTCATCGGGGTGGAGCTTCCAGAAATCTCACGTCGCATGTTTCCTATTTCTCGAAAACGGGAAGACTTAGGCATTGCCGGGCTTTCGATGGGTGGATACGGGGCACTTCGAAACGGCATCAAATATCCCGACACCTTTAGCGTGATTGGGGCGTTCTCTAGCGCGATTAAGAGACAGGCACTTCCACCTGAGGAGATTCCAGAAGCACCGTTCTTTTTAAGAAAAAGCTTTTTGGAGGCGGTCTTCAAAGATGAGGAGACCTTTGTAGCGGAAGGCAATCAGTTGTATCATGCCGTCCAAACAATGGAGCGTAAGGACGCGCTCTCAATTTTTATGGCATGTGGTACGGAAGATTGGCTTTTGGAAGACAATCGTAGCTATAGCAGCTTTTTGAAAGAACAAGGAGTGTCGCTAACGTATAAAGAGTACTTCGGCGGACACGAATGGGATTTCTGGGATTGGTCCATCAAAGAGTTTTTGGATTGGTGGATTCCAGAAGATGCAGACCTAGGCGTGTCTAGCGGGAATGTGAGGTAG